In the genome of Mucilaginibacter sp. 14171R-50, the window TACATACGCAGCCGATGTTAATAAGAGTACAACGGCAGCGCAAATGGCGGATAATTTTAACATTTTCATAGTTCTGATCTTTTGATTTGATTCAAAACTATTGGTAGAACTGCACAGCCTGGAATAAAAAAGGGCTGAAGCGGACACAACTGCCCGTCAACCCTGAAGTTTTAACGATGAAACTGCGGTGTTATAAACTCATGCCGCCGTCCATAATGATCTCTGCTCCGGTAATAAAGCTGGCAGCATCTCCGCAGAAATAGGCTACCATCTTAGCCACATCGTCAGCTGTACCGATCTTCTTTAATGGGATCTGCCCGATCATCCAGTCGTCCAATCCTTTCCGTGCGGTTTGATTCAGCCCAAGCTTGTTTAGGATCTCAGTTTGCGTCGGGCCTGGACTGACTGCATTTACACGGATCTTGCGCGGAGCGAGTTCCAAAGCAGCGATGCGCATAACGGCATTTAGCGCAGCTTTAGTTGACGAGTATATCGACGAATTCGCACCGTTCATACTGGCGGTGTTGGAGGACAGAAAAACAACTGAGGCGCCGTCAGGTAAAAGGGGAAGGAAACGACTTAATGTAAAATATGCGCCCTTATAGTTGATATTCACGACCTGATCGAACGTTTCTTCATTTGCACTTTCTATGGAAGCCCCGCCAACGATACCAGCATTGATAAACAGGATATCTATTTTGCCGAACTTTTCTTTCACGTCGTCAGCTAGTTGCTCAATGGCGTTTACACTGCCTTGGTCAGCCAGTAGCCCGGTAACGCCTAATTCGTTGGCTGCCGCGTCTATCGCTTCTTTTCTTCTGCCGGTAATAATCACTTCAGCACCTTGCGCTTTTAATTCTTTGGCAGTCGCAAAGCCTATTCCGCTGTTGCCACCTGTTACTAATGCTATTTTTCCTTTTAAATTTTCCATTTGAATAAATTTTAGGCAAACCTATGCCATTATTGGTATAACTTTGTTACCAGTATCATGGAGTATACCAATAATGAATCAAAAAGAGCGAAATAAACTGGCTGAAGAAGTGCTTTCCAATCCACGAAATCAGCGGGAAGAAGTACAAGCCCTGCAGGACACCATTTATGTTATAGGCGGCAAGTGGAAATTGCCCATTATCAACTCTATCTGCAATGGCAACCGGCGGTTCCGGGAAATAGAACGTAGTATTCCCGGTATCACGACCCGCATGCTTTCTCGTGAGCTGAAAGATATGGAAGCGAACAAGTTGTTAAAACGGACCGTCATCCCTACAAGTCCGGTAACGGTAGAGTACTCGCCAACAGATTACTGTTATTCTTTCGGTGATATCATCCTGCACATGATCAAGTGGGGAAAAGAGCATCGCGAAAAGCTTAAAGAAAGCTGAACTGGAATTATCCAGCACGGTTAATGTCTAACTCGTGCCCAGATCTGTCCGCCTGGGCCATTATCTGCTCATTCCGGGGTTTGTTTTAGCACAACTTTGTGTCAACAATCAAAACAAACAACGTCATGAACTTAAAAACATCAAAAACAATTTACTGGTCAGGTGCCATCTTTATCTCACTTTGGTTTGGCGCAAGCGGTTTCTTCGAACTTACTAAAAACCCTGTCGTTTGGGACATTACCGTAGAGCTGGGTTACCCGCCGCACTTCATTTACATTCTCGGCGTAGCTAAACTTTTAGGCGTAGCCGTATTGTTAACTCCCAATCGCTTTCTTCGACTAAAAGAATGGGTATTTGCGGGCATCTTTTTCGATATCACCTTCGCATTCTTCTCTAAACTGGCTGTGCTTGGTTTTGCCCCGACTGTTGATGCCATTGTTGCTTTCATCGCAATTTCAATTACCTACATCATGTTCAGAAAACTGTACCCGGCCACTTACACCAAAGCCGGCGCAGAACAAGTAGTCAATAACTTCGAAAGAGTATAATCCACAAATCGTCAATCGCAACCTATAAATATCAATTGCCATGAAAGAAATTACAACTACCGGCCGTCGCATTTTAATAATTGCAGCCGCCGTAATGATAGTTATCATATTGCTAAGCAGTTCAGATCTGTTACGAGCACAGCCAGTGCTTAATCAAAGTACTGCTCAGCAAACAAGTCCGTCCGACACCGCTTTCACAAAAATTAAGCAAATCAAAGCTGGTGTGCTCAACGTAGGTTACGCTGAAGTTGGACCGGCAAACGGCAAGCCGGTTATCTTACTGCATGGCTGGCCCTACGATATCAACAGCTATGCCCAAGTGGCGCCGTTACTGGCAGCGCAAGGCTACCGCGTTATCGTACCCTATCTAAGGGGGTATGGCAGCACTACCTTCCTTTCTGCAAAAACCGTACGCAACGGACAGCAGGCAGCGCTGGCGGTAGATGTAATTGCTTTGATGGATGCCCTTCATATTCAACAAGCCACACTGGGCGGCTTTGACTGGGGGGCCCGTACGGCAGATATTGTTGCAGCCCTGTGGTCAAACCGCGTAAGGGCTTTGGTATCCGTGAGCGGTTACCTGATCGGTAGCCAGGCAGCTAATAAAGCTCCACTGCCTCCAAAGGCAGAGCAAGCATGGTGGTACCAGTACTACTTTGCTACCGAGCGTGGCCGGTTAGGTTACGAGGCCAACAGAAAGGATTTTGATAAGCTGATATGGCAAACTGCCTCTCCGGAATGGAAGTTCAGCGATGCAGTTTATGACCGCTCCGCTGCGGCCTTTAATAATCCCGATCATGTGGCTATTGTGATCCATAATTATCGCTGGAGATTAGGCCTTGCCATTGGTGAACCACAGTACGATGAGTTGGAAAAGAAACTGGCAACCGCTCCAGCTATAACCGTACCTGCCGTAACCTTAGAGGGCGATGCTAACGGAGCACCCCATCCGCATCCTGCCCAGTACATAGCGAAATTTAAAGGCAAGTACGTGCATCACACCTTAACAGGCGGCATCGGCCATAATTTACCGCAGGAAGCTCCGCAAGCATTTGCCAACGCTATTAAAGAGGCTGACGCGCTTGCACAATAATTGAATAGTTAAATATTAGTAAACAATAACCTTAATCAAATGGAAAATCAAAATGTGATCAGCAGCGCCAATACGGCAAATGCTGAAATAAGCAAAGTATTATACACCGGCAAAGTTCATATCACCGGCGGCCGTGAAGGTAACGCAACCAGCAGCGATGGCCGTTTAAATATCAGCCTTTCTACACCCGGCGGCCCCGGTACCGGCACTAACCCCGAGCAATTGTTTGCTGCCGGCTGGTCCGCCTGCTTCATCGGCGCCATGAAGC includes:
- a CDS encoding SDR family oxidoreductase, which produces MENLKGKIALVTGGNSGIGFATAKELKAQGAEVIITGRRKEAIDAAANELGVTGLLADQGSVNAIEQLADDVKEKFGKIDILFINAGIVGGASIESANEETFDQVVNINYKGAYFTLSRFLPLLPDGASVVFLSSNTASMNGANSSIYSSTKAALNAVMRIAALELAPRKIRVNAVSPGPTQTEILNKLGLNQTARKGLDDWMIGQIPLKKIGTADDVAKMVAYFCGDAASFITGAEIIMDGGMSL
- a CDS encoding helix-turn-helix domain-containing protein — translated: MNQKERNKLAEEVLSNPRNQREEVQALQDTIYVIGGKWKLPIINSICNGNRRFREIERSIPGITTRMLSRELKDMEANKLLKRTVIPTSPVTVEYSPTDYCYSFGDIILHMIKWGKEHREKLKES
- a CDS encoding DoxX family protein is translated as MNLKTSKTIYWSGAIFISLWFGASGFFELTKNPVVWDITVELGYPPHFIYILGVAKLLGVAVLLTPNRFLRLKEWVFAGIFFDITFAFFSKLAVLGFAPTVDAIVAFIAISITYIMFRKLYPATYTKAGAEQVVNNFERV
- a CDS encoding alpha/beta fold hydrolase; the encoded protein is MKEITTTGRRILIIAAAVMIVIILLSSSDLLRAQPVLNQSTAQQTSPSDTAFTKIKQIKAGVLNVGYAEVGPANGKPVILLHGWPYDINSYAQVAPLLAAQGYRVIVPYLRGYGSTTFLSAKTVRNGQQAALAVDVIALMDALHIQQATLGGFDWGARTADIVAALWSNRVRALVSVSGYLIGSQAANKAPLPPKAEQAWWYQYYFATERGRLGYEANRKDFDKLIWQTASPEWKFSDAVYDRSAAAFNNPDHVAIVIHNYRWRLGLAIGEPQYDELEKKLATAPAITVPAVTLEGDANGAPHPHPAQYIAKFKGKYVHHTLTGGIGHNLPQEAPQAFANAIKEADALAQ
- a CDS encoding organic hydroperoxide resistance protein produces the protein MENQNVISSANTANAEISKVLYTGKVHITGGREGNATSSDGRLNISLSTPGGPGTGTNPEQLFAAGWSACFIGAMKHNASGLKIALPANLAVDAEVALGTGDGGFQLQARLNVSLPGLTAEQAKTVVEAAHQTCPYSKATRGNINVEINVAV